In the genome of Streptomyces lydicus, the window GGCGTAGTAGGAGTTGGGGCGCTTGACCGGGTCGAGCTTCTTGAACGTGCCCTTGTCGACGAGCTCCTCGCACAGACGCTCGTACTCCGCCTCCGAGCCGTCACACCAGACGACCCGGTCGGGCTGGGTGAGCGCTGCGATCTCGTCGACCCAGGAGATGAGGTCCTGGTGACGGGTCGGATGGGCAGAGGGAGCCGCGTTGTCGCGCGCCACGATCGCTCCTAGATGAGGGTGTGGACGGATCTATGCCCGTTGTGCAGGGAAATCCGCTTCTGTTGTTTGCCTGCCCCTTGGGGGCTGCGACCCGGACGCTTCGTGACCGCTCATCCGGTGCCGACCGCACTCATTTGATCATCCGACCCGGAGGGAGTTCTGTCCAGAGGGCACTTTGGTGACCGTCACCACTCCGCCACGAATCGGTAACTTACGGTCGCGTAGGTAGCATTGCGCCATGACTTCCGCGCCCGACGCCGCCGAGAGCCAGCCCCCCTCCGCGCCGCCCGCGATCGCGGCGGTCACCGCCGCGGCCGCGCCCCTGAAACCCAAACTGCGCGGCTGGCTGCACGCCGGAATGTTCCCCGCCGTCCTCCTCTCCGGGGTCATACTGACCGCCCTCGCCGACAGCCCCCGCGGCCGCCTGGCCTGCGCCATCTACACCATGACCGCCTGCCTGCTCTTCGGGGTCAGCGCCCTTTACCACCGGGGCAATTGGGGGCCGCGGGCCGACGGCGTACTGCGCCGGCTCGACCACGCCAATATCTTCCTGATCATCGCGGGCACCTATACGCCCCTGACGATGCTGCTCATGCCCGGATCCCGCGGAGAGGCGCTGCTCTGGGCGGTCTGGGCGGCCGCACTGGCGGGAATCCTCTTCCGGGTCTTCTGGGTCGGCGCTCCACGCTGGCTCTACACCCCCTGTTACATCGCCATGGGCTGGGCCGCCGTCTTCTTCCTGCCCGACTTCCTGCGCACCGGCGGCGTGGCCGTGCTGGTACTGGTCATCGTCGGCGGGCTGCTCTACAGCGCCGGCGGCGTGATCTACGGAATCAAGCGCCCCAACCCCTCACCACGGTGGTTCGGCTTCCACGAGGTCTTCCACTCCTTCACCCTGGCCGCCTTCGTCGTGCACTACGTCGGCATCTCCCTGGTGGCCTATTCGCACGCCTGAGGCGGCACCCGCGGCCCCGGGCGGCAGCCCCGCCCCGGGCGCCCACCCCACCCCGAGCGATTCCCGAACGTAACTCCTCATGACCACAGCGTGACATGCCCCACTGACACCGGGCTTTCCCGGCCGCTCAGCCGTTGCCCGGCCTTGCCCAGTGCTTGCCCGGTGATGGCCCAAAGCTTGCTCGGTGATTGCCCGGTGATTGCTCAGGGCTTGCTCAGCGGTTGCTTCTCGCGGCATTGCGGCCGTGGCCTCCGTGCGGCCCGATGCCCGACAATGCTGCGCATGGCCGTACGCAGCTCCGCCACCACGCCGACCGGGACACCGCAGCCCGGCCGGCGGGAGCGGAAGAAGATCCAGACCCGGCAGGCGATCCGGCGGGCCGCCTACCGGCTCTTCGAGGAACAGGGGTACGACGCGACCCCCGTCGACCAGATCGCCGCGGCCGCGGACGTCTCCCCGAGCACAGTCTTCCGCTACTTCCCCGCCAAGGAAGACATCGTGCTCACGGACGAGTACGACGCCGTACTGGAGAACGGGATCCGGGCCCGTCCCGCGGACGAGCCGGTGATCGAGTCGGTGCGGCAGGTCAGCATCGAGACGCTGCGCGCGATGGCCGCCGAACAGCGTGGCGAACTCGTCCAGCGCCTCCGGCTGATCCGTGAGGTGCCCGCCGTCCGGGGCCGTACGGCGGAACACACCGCACGGGACGCCGCGATGCTCACCGCCGTGCTGGCGGAGCGCTCCGGCCGCCCGGCCGACGACCTGGAGCTGCGGGTGATCAGCGATGTGATCCTGGCCGCGCTCCAGGAGGCGCTGCTGCACTGGGGCGAGAGCGGCCGGACCACCGATCCCGAGGCGTCGGTCCACCGGGCCCTGGACGTACTGGAGCGGGGGCTCACGCTCTGAGGGCGGCGGCGCCCGGAGACGGCGCGGCGTCCAGCCGGAAGATCGGGCCGCTGTCCGCCCCGGCGCGGACGCCCGGCCCGGCGGACTTCCCTCGCTCCCCCGGTCCGGCCGGCTTCCCCGGTCCGGCCTGCTTTCCCGGTCCTGCCCGCTTTCCCCGCACTCCGGGCTCCTCCGGCTCCGGCGGCCCGGCCACCGGTTCGCCCAGGCGTGCGGCGAGTCGCGCCCGTAGTTGCGACAGCCGCTCGATACGGGCGTCCAGGTCGGCGAGCCGGCGCCTGGCCACCGCTTCCATGGCCGGACAGCTGCCGGAGCTCGGGGCCCGGGGAATGAGATCCGGTACGTCGTCGGCCGGCATCGTGTGCAGCAGATGTGCGAACGCCCGCACATCGCCCACCGTCAGCCCCGCGTCCCGCAGCGCGCGCACCGCCCTCAGCCGGCGGATGTCCTCCGCGTCGTACACCCGGTGCCCTGACGGCGTCCTCCGGGCCGTCACCAGCCCCTGCTGCTCGTAGTAGCGCAGCGCCCGCGGCGTCATACCGGCCGCCACCGCCGCGTCCCCGATACGCATCTCCCCTCCCTCTCCGGCGCGTTCAGCCCTCCGGCTCTCCGGCGCGTTCAGCCCTCCGGCGTGGTCATCCCCGCTCCGGTCCGGTCGGCCGCCCTCCGGCCCGTTCTCCCCCTCTCCGGGCACGTTCCCCCCATTCCGGCCCGGTCAGCCCCTCTGCGCCGGATCCGGCCTGCCGTCCTCGTGCCGGGGGCGCGCGGCGTTCAGTACGCGTTCGATCCCCGCCGCCCCGTACAGCAGGTCTTCGTCCGCGCCGAATCCGCCGACGAGTTGGAGCCCGAGCGGCAGCCCGTTGGCGGCCCGTCCTGCGGGCACACTGACGGACGGCAGCCCGGCGTTGCTCCAGGGCAGGCACATGATCGAGCTGCCCGTGGTGGTGAGGCCGGCGGGCGCGGGGCCGGTGGCCGACGGGGCGATCCAGAGATCGATGCCCGCCGCGGCGCGGTCCGCCGCGAGCCGGGCGCGGAAGGCCTGACGCCGTTCCCGGGCGGCTTCGTAGGCGGCGTCCCCGATGGCCTGTCCCTGCCGGATGGCCGAGGTGGTCTCCGGCCGGTAGCGGTCGCCGAAGCGCGCGAACCAGTGGGCGTGGGCCCGGGCGACCTCGTAGCGGTTCATCGTGAACAGCTGGTCCACGATCTGCTCGAAGTCGTCCATGACCGGCACCTCGTGGACGACGTACCCGGCGGCCCGCAGCAGCTCGCACTGCTCCGCGAAGGCCCGCAGCGCCCCGTCGTCGGCACGCTCCAGGTAGGGACCGGCCGGCACCCCCAGCACCGGGACCTCCGTCCGGCCCGCACCGGCCCGCGCCCGCCAGCCGTCGACCAGCACCGACGCCGCCAGCGCGACACCGGCCACCTCCGTGGCGAAGCAGCCGAGGGTGTCAAAACTCGCGGCGTTGGGGATCACCCCGTCGATCGGTATGCGCCCGTAGCTCGGCTTGAAGCCGACCACTCCGCAGTAGGCGGCGGGCCGGATCATCGAGCCGACGGTCTGCGTCCCGATGGCCAGCGGCACCATCCCGGCGGCGACCGCGGCCGCGGAGCCGCTGCTCGAACCGCCGGGCGTATGCGCCGGGTTGTGCGGATTGCGGGTCGGCCCCGGGGCGGTCACCGCGAACTCCGCGGTGACCGTCTTGCCCGCGATCAGCGCACCGGCGGCACACAGCCGGCCGACGACCGCGGCCTGCGGGCCGGCGAGCACCTCGGGCGGCAGCTCCGAGCCCGCGCGGGTGGGCAGCCCGTCGGCGTGCACGATGTCCTTGATGCCTACGGGAACGCCGTACAGGGCGGGCCGGCCGCCGGCCGCGTGGGGAGCGGCCGACGACGCCCTCCGGCGCGCCGCCTCCAGGAGCCGCGCACGCCGCCCGGACTCGGGCACAAAGGCCCGCACCTGCGGATCGACCGCGTCGATACGGTCACACGAACGGTTCGCCGCGTCGACGGGGTCGTCCGTACCGTCCCGTAGCGCCGCGGCCTCCTGGACAAGGGATCGCTGCCCGAGCAAGGTGGTCACGCGTGCAGGCTACAACCGGGCACCGACAACGGCGGGGCAACCGCCCCGCCGCACGACGGCCCGGCGCCGCGGCCTCACAACTCCACGATCACCGCGCCCAGATGACGCCCCTCGGTCAGCTCGCGCAGGGCGCGCGGTGCCTGTTCGATCCCCCGCAGCCGGGCGTGCGGGAAGGTGAAGGTGCCGTCGCGCAGCCCCTCGCCGAACCGCTGGTTCCACTCCGGGATCAGGTCCAGGTGGTCGTACAGGGCGACGCCGCGCAGGGTGACGCTGCGGGAGAGCAGCAAGAGGGGGTCGATCTCGACGGTGGTGGGATGGCCCTCCCCGCCGAGCTGGCTGGAGAGGGCCCCGACGACGGCGATCCGGGCGCCCCGGTTGGCGAGGGCCAGGGCGGCCTGCAGCTGTTCGCCGCCGACGTTGTCGAAGACCGCGTCGATGCCTTCCGGGGCGGCCGCACGCAGTTGGTCCGCGATCGGGCCCGCACCGCGGATCACCACCGCGTCATAGCCGAATTCCTTGATCAGCCGGTCCGCCTTCTCCTGCGATCCCGTACTGCCGATGATGCGGGCGGCGCCGCGCAGCCGGGCGATCTGGCCCGCCAGGGTCCCCACCCCGCCCGCCGCCCCGGTGACGAAGACGGTGTCGCCGGCGCGTACTTCCGCGCCGTGCACCACGCCCATCCAGGCGGTGGGACCCTGGGAGAGGCAGGCGGCCGGGTCGGGCAGCAGGCCGGGGTCGAGCCGCTGCACCCGGTCGGCGTCCACCACGGCGTATTCCCGCCAGCCGAACGAGTGTTCCACCAGATCGCCGGGCTCGAGGTCGGTCCCCGGGGCGGCGACCACTTCGCCGACGGCGGACCCGTGCAGCGGTTCGCCGATCTTGTAGGGGGGCATCGGCACCACGCTGGTCTCGTCCATCAGCGTCCGCATCACAGCGGCGACACCCATCACGGTGTTACGGACCAGCACCTGGCCGGGCCCGGGTTCCGGAACCGGCACCTCCACGATCTCGAAGAGCTCATCGGTGACGGGACCCTTCGGGCGGGCGGCCAGGCGGACTTCACGATGTGTGCGAGGAGTCATGCCCCGAGGCTAGAACCTGACGCGCGCGTCAAGGTCAAACCGGTCGCTGGTCCTAGGACTTCCGGGCCACTACCCCCCGAGCCGTTCCGCCAGCTCCTGCGGATCCGTCGTCGGCCGCTCGCAGGTGAAACGGCGGCATACGTAGGCGGCCGGTTTGCCGTCGACCAGCGGGCGGTCCTGGAGGAGCGGCACCTCGTCCACCCCGGGTTCGCCCAGCGCGACGGCCGCCCCCGGGGCAGTGCAGAGCAGCGCGGCGCGGTGCAGGGCGACGGTGGCCGGATCGCCCTGCGGGCCGACGACGGCGACCTCGCGCGGACCGTCCAGCGCGGCCTCGGCGACGGCCAGCCCCCATCCGATGAAGCGCGGGGCACGGCCGCCGAGCGCGGTGACGATGCCCAGGGCCCGCTCCGCGGCGTTCCGGTGGAGGTCGCTGCCGGTCAGTGCGGCATACGACAGCAGGGCACCGGCCGCCGCAGTCCACCCGGAGGGCGTCGCATTGTCGGTCGGGTCCTGGGGGCGGCGGATCAGGGCCTCGGCGTCGGCCGCGGTGTCGTAGAGCGCACCGTCCTCAGTGGTGAACTGGAGCAGCACGGTGTCCAGGAAGAAGCCCGCGAACTCCACCCAGACGCCCTCCCCGGTGACGGAGGCCAGGGTGAGGAAGCCCTCGGCGACATCGGCGTAGTCCTCCAGGACACCGGAGTTGGCGCCGGGCGCGCCGTCGCGGGAGGTGCGGTGCAGCCGGGCCTGCCCGTCCATGTGGACGCGTACCAGCAGGTCGGCGGCGTCGGTGGCGGCCTGGATCAAGTCCGGCCGGTCGAAGTAGGCACCGGTCTCGGCGAGTGCGGCGATGGCCAGCCCGTTCCAGGAGGCGACGACCTTGTCGTCCCGGCCGGGGCGCGGCCGCTCCTCCCGCGCCGCGAGCAGCCGCCGCTTGACCGAGGCCACCCGGTCGGCGTCCACCGGGCCCTCGGCATCCGGGAGCTGGAGGACCGAGGCGCCCTCCTCGAAGGTGCCTTCCTCGGTGACACCGAAGTGGCCGGCGGCGAACTCCGCGTCCTCCTCGCCCAGTACGGCGCGCAGTTGCTCGGGCGTCCAGACGTAGTAGGCGCCCTCGACATGCCTGCCGGTGCCCGAGCCGTCATCGCTGTCCGCGTCCAGTGCGGAGGCGAAACCGCCCTGTTCGGTACGGAGTTCACGGACCATGAAGTCGGCGGTCTCGACCGCGATACGGCGCGCCACCTCCGAGCCGGTGGACCGCCACACATGAGCGTAGGTCCGGCACAGCAGGGCGTTGTCGTAGAGCATCTTCTCGAAGTGCGGCACGGTCCAGGTGGCGTCCACCGCATAGCGCGCGAAACCGCCGCCGAGCTGGTCGTAGATGCCGCCGCGGGCCATCGCCGCGCAGGTCGCCTGCACCATTTCCAGGGCTCCTTCGGAGCCGGTGCGGGCGTGGTGGCGGAGCAGGAATTCCAGCACCATGGACGGCGGGAACTTGGGCGCGCCGCCGAACCCGCCGTTCACCGCGTCGAACTCCCGGGTCAGCCCCATCAGGGCGCCGTGCAGTTCCTCGGGTCGCGGGGGTCGCCGGTCCGCGGGCAGCGATTCGGTCAGCGACCGCCCGGCCAGGTCGGCGACGATCCGCCCGGCGACCTCCCCGACCTCGTCACGCCGGTCGCTCCAGGCGCTGCGCACCCCCTCCAGGATCTGTCCGAAGGACGGCATGCCGTGGCGCGGCTCGGGCGGAAAGTACGTACCGAAGTAGAAGGGCTCGGCGTCCGGCGTGAGAAAAACGGTCATGGGCCAGCCGCCCTGGCCGGTGGCGGCCTGCACGGCCTCCATGTAGACGGCATCGACGTCAGGGCGCTCCTCGCGGTCCACCTTGACGGCCACGAAGTGCTCGTTGAGCAGGGCCGCGGTGGCCGGGTCCTCGAAACTCTCGTGCGCCATCACGTGGCACCAGTGGCACGCCGAGTAGCCGACCGACAGCAGAACGGGCACATCACGCCGCCGCGCTTCCTCGAAAGCCTCCGGCGTCCAGGGCCACCAGTCGACCGGATTGTCCGCGTGCTGCAGCAGATACGGCGAGGTCACACCAGCCAGGCGGTTCATACGGGCCAGCCTCTCACAGCGCCCAGCCCCGTCGGCGAAGCCCGCGCAGCTCGGCCCGGCCCGGCCGGTTCGTACCCATGCGCCATCACGTGGCGGACGCGGATCGCCCTACTTGCCTGCTGCTCCGCAAGGGCAGGACCACGAGCCGCTTCCGCTCCCGTCCGGATCCGGTGCCCCGACTGCGGAGGACAGTACGTTGAGCCGAGCAGCGCCGGAACGGACGAGCATCCTCGAAGGAGGTACGCCATGGCCGCCGAGATGGTCGCACCCGCGTGGATGCCCACGCAGATCAGCGCAGAGCAGTACGACTCCTGGCCTGAGGAGCGGTGCGCCGGCATCGAGATCGTGGACGGGATGGTCCGGGAGGGCGAGGTGTTCACCGGCGCGTGGTGAAGGCTGCCGCGCCGTCCCCCGTCACGGTCGGCCTTCAGACCATCTGAGGACCAAGCGCCGCGGCTCGAGGGGTACTCGCTGTGGTGAGAGCGCCCCCGGCACCTGCGCGCGCCGGCTCGTCCGAGGCTCACTCCTCGGCCTCAGCCACCGGTCGACCGGGTTGTCGGCGTGCTGGAGCAGATAGGGGGAAGTCTCTTGAGCCAGGCGGTTCGGCATGGGGCCGTCCTCTCCCGATGAGGCACGGGGAGCCGGGAGCGGAGGGAGTTATCCACAGGCCTGCCGGAAATCACGTGGACGCGGAACACTGTGCGTACGGCGACGATCACCGCTGGACATTGCTGGAACTGCTGGAACTGCTGGAGGGGGATGGCATGCCGGGCTCACTGGCTGTGCTGCGCGACGGCCACCGGGCGGAAGCGGAAGCGCTGTTGACCAGGGCGGTCGAGGAGGAGGTACGGCGCTCGGGCGGACGGCTCGACAAGGACACGCTGCTCAGCCGGGCGCGGGCGGCGCTGGAGGAGCTGGCGGGCAGCGCCGCCGAGGAGTACACCGCGTATGTCCGGGCGCTGGACGAGGCCGCTGACGGCCGGCCGTCACTGTCCCGGCGGCTGTCGCGCAAGGAGCTGGGCACCCCCGCGGTGGCGACGGCCGTGGCGGCTGTGGCGGCGTTCGGTACGGATCTCGTGTACGGCACGGGCGCGGGGCCGGCGCTGGGCGTGGGGGCCGCCGTGGTGGTGGCGGGCGCGGCCGCCACGGTCCTGAAGCTGACCGCGGGCCACTGGCCGGCGGCGCACCGGGAGGCCGGGATGCTCGGCCGGCCCGGCGGTGCGCAGCAGTTACGCCTGCAGTGGCTGACGGCACTGGAGGTACGCGGCATCCGGCCGTTCCTGGACCAGCAGCGGATGCTGACGGCGGCCGCCCGCGGCGGTACGGCCGCGGGGCCCGTCGCCTCGAAGAGCGGCCGCGGACCGCAGCTGCGCGGCGCGGACCGCAGCGCCGCGGCCCGTCAGCGGTCCCTTCTTGAGCACTCCTTCTCCCAACTTCCGCATCCGGACGGCCCGTTCGCCGGGCGGCGGACGGAGCTGACACAGATCGCGCAGTGGGTGCACGCGGCCCGCGCGAGCACGGAGACCCGGCCGACGGTGGTGATACTCCACGGCGAGCCGGGCTCGGGGCGTACGGCGCTGGCGGTGCGGGCCGCGCATCAGCTGCGCGATCAGTTCCGCGGGGCCTGTGTGGTGGACCTGCGCAGCGACACCCCTGGTGAGGTGCCGCTGCCGACCCGGGACGCGCTGCTGCATCTGCTCAACCGGCTGGGCGCACCCCGCGAGCAACTGCTGTTCCGCGAGCGCCCGTCCCAGGAGCAGCACGTCAAACGGCTCACCGATCTCTACCACCAGCATCTGACGGGCCTGCCGGTGACCGTACTGCTGGACGACGCCGCGGACCCCGAGCAGGTGCGCACCCTGGTGCCCGAGCGGTCCGACAGCCTGGTGCTGGTCACCTCCCGTACGCCGCTGGAGCTGCCCGAGGACATCGAGGCCTGGGTGCACCACCTGCCGGTGGGAGCGCTGGACGCCGCGGGCACCGAGGAACTGCTGCGCGCCTCCGCCCCGGCCGGCGACGACGCCCCGGACGAGACGGGCCCCTACGACGCTCAGGCCCTCGACGAGATCTCCGGACTGTGCGCGGGCCTGCCCCTGGCGCTGCGGGTGGCGGGCTCCGCCCTGGGCTCGCGCACCGCCACCGCGCTGGCC includes:
- a CDS encoding TetR/AcrR family transcriptional regulator, with amino-acid sequence MLRMAVRSSATTPTGTPQPGRRERKKIQTRQAIRRAAYRLFEEQGYDATPVDQIAAAADVSPSTVFRYFPAKEDIVLTDEYDAVLENGIRARPADEPVIESVRQVSIETLRAMAAEQRGELVQRLRLIREVPAVRGRTAEHTARDAAMLTAVLAERSGRPADDLELRVISDVILAALQEALLHWGESGRTTDPEASVHRALDVLERGLTL
- a CDS encoding MerR family transcriptional regulator, whose protein sequence is MRIGDAAVAAGMTPRALRYYEQQGLVTARRTPSGHRVYDAEDIRRLRAVRALRDAGLTVGDVRAFAHLLHTMPADDVPDLIPRAPSSGSCPAMEAVARRRLADLDARIERLSQLRARLAARLGEPVAGPPEPEEPGVRGKRAGPGKQAGPGKPAGPGERGKSAGPGVRAGADSGPIFRLDAAPSPGAAALRA
- a CDS encoding thioredoxin domain-containing protein — encoded protein: MNRLAGVTSPYLLQHADNPVDWWPWTPEAFEEARRRDVPVLLSVGYSACHWCHVMAHESFEDPATAALLNEHFVAVKVDREERPDVDAVYMEAVQAATGQGGWPMTVFLTPDAEPFYFGTYFPPEPRHGMPSFGQILEGVRSAWSDRRDEVGEVAGRIVADLAGRSLTESLPADRRPPRPEELHGALMGLTREFDAVNGGFGGAPKFPPSMVLEFLLRHHARTGSEGALEMVQATCAAMARGGIYDQLGGGFARYAVDATWTVPHFEKMLYDNALLCRTYAHVWRSTGSEVARRIAVETADFMVRELRTEQGGFASALDADSDDGSGTGRHVEGAYYVWTPEQLRAVLGEEDAEFAAGHFGVTEEGTFEEGASVLQLPDAEGPVDADRVASVKRRLLAAREERPRPGRDDKVVASWNGLAIAALAETGAYFDRPDLIQAATDAADLLVRVHMDGQARLHRTSRDGAPGANSGVLEDYADVAEGFLTLASVTGEGVWVEFAGFFLDTVLLQFTTEDGALYDTAADAEALIRRPQDPTDNATPSGWTAAAGALLSYAALTGSDLHRNAAERALGIVTALGGRAPRFIGWGLAVAEAALDGPREVAVVGPQGDPATVALHRAALLCTAPGAAVALGEPGVDEVPLLQDRPLVDGKPAAYVCRRFTCERPTTDPQELAERLGG
- a CDS encoding amidase, with the translated sequence MTTLLGQRSLVQEAAALRDGTDDPVDAANRSCDRIDAVDPQVRAFVPESGRRARLLEAARRRASSAAPHAAGGRPALYGVPVGIKDIVHADGLPTRAGSELPPEVLAGPQAAVVGRLCAAGALIAGKTVTAEFAVTAPGPTRNPHNPAHTPGGSSSGSAAAVAAGMVPLAIGTQTVGSMIRPAAYCGVVGFKPSYGRIPIDGVIPNAASFDTLGCFATEVAGVALAASVLVDGWRARAGAGRTEVPVLGVPAGPYLERADDGALRAFAEQCELLRAAGYVVHEVPVMDDFEQIVDQLFTMNRYEVARAHAHWFARFGDRYRPETTSAIRQGQAIGDAAYEAARERRQAFRARLAADRAAAGIDLWIAPSATGPAPAGLTTTGSSIMCLPWSNAGLPSVSVPAGRAANGLPLGLQLVGGFGADEDLLYGAAGIERVLNAARPRHEDGRPDPAQRG
- a CDS encoding MDR family NADP-dependent oxidoreductase, which encodes MTPRTHREVRLAARPKGPVTDELFEIVEVPVPEPGPGQVLVRNTVMGVAAVMRTLMDETSVVPMPPYKIGEPLHGSAVGEVVAAPGTDLEPGDLVEHSFGWREYAVVDADRVQRLDPGLLPDPAACLSQGPTAWMGVVHGAEVRAGDTVFVTGAAGGVGTLAGQIARLRGAARIIGSTGSQEKADRLIKEFGYDAVVIRGAGPIADQLRAAAPEGIDAVFDNVGGEQLQAALALANRGARIAVVGALSSQLGGEGHPTTVEIDPLLLLSRSVTLRGVALYDHLDLIPEWNQRFGEGLRDGTFTFPHARLRGIEQAPRALRELTEGRHLGAVIVEL
- the trhA gene encoding PAQR family membrane homeostasis protein TrhA, whose amino-acid sequence is MTSAPDAAESQPPSAPPAIAAVTAAAAPLKPKLRGWLHAGMFPAVLLSGVILTALADSPRGRLACAIYTMTACLLFGVSALYHRGNWGPRADGVLRRLDHANIFLIIAGTYTPLTMLLMPGSRGEALLWAVWAAALAGILFRVFWVGAPRWLYTPCYIAMGWAAVFFLPDFLRTGGVAVLVLVIVGGLLYSAGGVIYGIKRPNPSPRWFGFHEVFHSFTLAAFVVHYVGISLVAYSHA